The Arabidopsis thaliana chromosome 5, partial sequence genomic interval CGTGAGGAGCCTGAACTTTATATCCCATATCATGCTTATGTTGGAGCGTTGGCTTCTAACAGATTAAGTCTCCTTGGAAGAATTCTAAATCCTCAAACTCAAAGCGTTGAAAGAGCTATCTTGGAGCTACCTTATCAGTGGGGACTTGGAACTCAGGTACATGGACGCATCCTTGACGACAGATGTTTTCAAGTTCGTTTTCGCTCGGAGATAGATCTACTTAATGGGCTAAGAAGAGCGCCTTGGGTTTTTAATGAATGGTTTATTGCACTTCAGAGATGGGAAGACTTTCCTACAGAGGATTTCCTTACCTTTATAGATGTTTGGGTTCATATTAGAGGAATTCCTTTACCATATGTGTCAGAAAGGACAGTTGAGATCATTGCTAGTACTTTAGGAGAGGTTGTGGCTATGGATTTCAATGAAGAAACTACATCGCAGATAACCTTTATTCGTGTTAAGGTTAGAATGGATTTCACTGAGCCACTACGTTTCTTTCGAAGAGTACGGTTTGCATCTAGAGAAAGAGCCATGATTGGCTTTGAGTATGAGAAGCTTCAGCGAGTTTGCACCAACTGCTGTCGAGTGAATCATCAAGTCAGTCATTGCCCGTATGTTGTGCATCAGGAGGAGATGGATAATGAACCAGATGTTTTGGTCTCTCCAGAGAggtatgatgatgaagacagTCTCAATCAAGAAGATCACGGGAGACACTCACAAAGTTCTGTTATCTCATCGTTTTCATCCTTAACTCCAATATCACTGAATGCGCCTCCTGTTGTAAACTGGAATGATAACATGATAGGCAACATACCTCATAGATTCCCATCAACTTCAGTCTCATCTTCTCACACTGTTTCAGATGGTTACCTTGCAGCTTCGGAATGGAGACCTAAAGATCAAGTTAGCTATGAGGTTGGTGAGAgttcaaagagaaagaaagggaAGCAAGTATTAGAAGTGCCTGAACGCAGCATCCGACAGAGACGAATGGGATCCGGGATAAGGTTTTACCCGGTGAATGGTGAAAATCCTTAAACTCTAACATGAAGGTTAATAAGAGAGTAGTATCGAGTTTCTACTCTAAGGACACTTCTTTTGAGAATCAAGTTTCAGTTTGGTACCTTAGGTAATAATGATCCACTTTGAACAATAGGGTGGAGTGTGACATAATTTTTTGAAGAACACTGATAGTAAGAAGCTGACAAAGGAAGATGTGGACAACATCTTTTGATCTTCCTTGATTACTTTTTGGATCTTGTAGTACTAATAATCTACTGGAAGAAAGGCTGGGTTTTGAAGATTCTGGAATcaagaaatgaagatgaacTGCGGACAAATCAGTTTATGTCTGAAGACTAAGACACATCCTTAATTTCATTAGTTATTAGTAGGTACAACTGATGTAATATGAAGTTTTTAAGGTTGCAGTTTGTTTGTACtaaatactctgtttctccaAAATGGTTCTCTATTATTGGAAGACGCTGctaatgttatatataatatggttatgttggaaaaaaaaaagtaaaagatattTATGAGTAGGTGAATAAGGGGTAAAAGAGTCATTTAGTCATATACGGTGTTATCTCTAGTACTAGTCTCTACTTATAGCGTCGAGACGAAACTCTCTTTTTGACAGCATAGCCTCCTTACTTCATCTTCCTCTcattttatctttcttcttcacactcTCTCGGATACTTTTTTGTGCTTCGACAAAAGCTCTCAGATCCACAGAGTCAGAGGCTCGTCTCTTCTTTGATCTTGGTTTATGAGGTAACAAGAATCTCCACTCTCTCTCgtaaatctcttcttctttggattttgGGTAATGGATTATATTCTCGATTCTTTCTGAAgaaatctttgaatttgttcGTAGTAGGAagattttgttcttattttcttcttgggCTATGAGATTACGTTTGATGTTTGTTACCTTTCATGGCCTCATTGCGATTGATTGAATTCGATTTATGATGATTAGGGATTTGTGTAAAAAAATTCGGATTCGCCGATGTAACAATTTCGGGTTCTTCTTATAATTGGAATTGAATTAGACTGAATTAAGTTAGTTTTTTTGCCGTTCAATATTATTTGCGAAATGTGTGTTTTcgatttctagggtttctcatGATTGGGACTAACGAATGTATCAATTTGCTAAAATTTTTTGTCTTCGTTTGTTCTGCAGCTCGAAGGAGAAACCCACTCTCGGGTTAGTGATACCTcttctttttgagtttttactAGGACaaattttgatgttgttaGCATTTCTTTGTATACTTAGAAGCTATTCTTATGTACGTGCAGAGGTACGCGGATTAAGACCCGCAAACGGAATATTGCTGCTCCTCTGGACCCTGCAGCCTTTTCTGATGCAGTGGTCCAGATTTACCATGATAATGCTGGTGATCTGGTAGGATTGGTGTCTAGAATTTTTATGTCATGCTTTGATCTGGAGATGTGTTTGCACTTAACTTATATTACGCTTGTTTGCTTGGTTTAGGAACTTGTTGCCAAAAGTATTGAGTCATCAGACCTTAATTTCACAAGATATGGTGACATCTTCTTTGAGGTGAGTTTACAACTAAACTTTGTGGACATGTTCTTGGTGATCTTTTATTTGGACCTTTTTCAGGACCTTTTTCttgcttatttctttcatgTTTACATTGATACTGTACTCCGATTCCCTTATTCTTAGTTAAGCAGAATTTACTTACAGCTGTGTTGTTTCAACTGTCTTGCAAAGCCTTAGAATCACTTCTTTGTGTATTTAATCACATTGTGTATGCGTGGGATACgacttcttttttctttgacaagAGGGGTTTACGCTTCTAGAATTGTGCACTGTCTTCTCCTGTGATTTCTGATGTCCACTTGTATAGAAGAATACGTGTTCAATCTGTTGAACCTGTAATATCTATTTACCTGTATATTCTGCAGTGTAAATGGTTCTGTAGAAATATTCCtggatatttttcttcttcttgttattgtggttctgttttcttctattcaaGGGGTGTTTGTGTTATAATTTCTTATGCCTTCTActggttttgtttggtttgccCTTTTTAGTTATGAATTTTGATTGAGAGATCTTGTGTTTTAAGGTTATTTTCATAGGAGGACGCACACAACCTGGAACAGTGAAATCTGATGAAGGAGAACGTCATACTTACTCTGTAATTGATTGTGAACCCAAGCGTGAAGCCATTTTGCCATCTGTTGTCTACATACAGAAAATTCTGCGTAGGAAGCCTTTCCTCATAAAGAACCTTGAAAATGTTACTCGGAGATTCCTGCAGTCACTGGAGCTTTTTGAGGAAAatgaaaggaagaagcttGCTATCTTCACAGCACTTGCCTTTTCCCAGAAGCTCTCAGGATTACCTCCGGAAACTGTCTTCCAGCCATTGCTCAAGGATAATCTTGTTGCCAAAGGGATAGTGCTCTCCTTCGTAACAGACTTCTTCAAGGAGTATTTGGTTGAGAACAGTCTTGAAGACTTGATTTCTATTCTGAGGCGTGGGAAAATGGAAGACAACCTTATGGATTTCCTACCACCAGTAAGGCGATCTGCTGAAAGTTTTGCGGAACATTTCACGTGAGTTTCTCTttgcagttttttttggttatttgtcTCTATGAAGTTTTTTGCATTCAGTTATATTTCTACCTTGTTAGTAACATGTTTTTATTGCATAGAAGAAAAAGCTGCATGAATAATTTAAATCGGTGTCACTGCCGTTGTCCACATTAGTTTAGTATAATTGCATTTAAAAGTGTACAGCATTCTGTTTAGCTAACCTAACTGTAAGAATGTATGAAAGATTTTGCGCGTCAGctattttaaagtatttcATTCATTATTATTTGACTTCTATATGTCTATAAGGATTTTGTTTGTCAACTATCAAAATTCATCTCTTCATTAATCAATCATAAAGTACAGATTCTGCTGCTAATGCTATTTTCCTCTTTCGTCTGCCTTTGCATTCCATGTttgcattcttttttttctgtgtggTGCGTTtgtaaattaattgaaaataacGTGTTTACTTCTGGGATTTTTAGGAATGAAGGATTGACTGATCTAGTAGAGTACCattcaaagaaaatgtttgagGTGAAACTGAGGGAAATCAAAACCGTTCTTACAAGCAAGGTCACAGAGGAAAGTAATGTAGACGAAGTCATTGAATCGGTGAAGCAACAGATCAAAGATGCTAAGTTACCTGACATTGAGGTTGTGCGTGTTGTTTGGGATGGTTTAATGGATGCTGTTCAGTGGTCTGGAAAAAACCAGCAGCAAAATGCAAATTCTGTTCTGCGCCAGGTAAGATTTTATAGATATGATGAGCCAACCATTCAATTTATATCTGTCATGTCATATAAGAGTTCCATATGTAGTGTGTTACTCCACAAACTGCGAAAGACTTTCGTGCTAATATTAGTTGGTAGTCATGATTTGTGTAgaatcaaaaaaagaagtgggAGTCATGAATAATGAATCACTAATGCAAATCGCTTTTGATGTCATATTAGCGTTGAAATAATATGTGATCCCTCTTATGGTCACTTTATCTCTTGATGTTTGATCTGTGTAGGTGAAAACATGGGCTCCACTTCTGAACACGTTCTGTACCAGCGGAAAGCTAGAGCTGGAACTGATGTACAAAGTCCAAATGCAATGCTATGAGGATGCAAAGCTTATGAAAGTTTTCCCAGAAGTAGTGAGGTCGCTCTATGAACTCGATGTCCTCGCTGAAGACACCATTCTCCACTGGTTCCGTAAAGGAACCAACTCAAAGGGCAGGTGTGCATTTAGTTCCATGACATATTATAACAACTTCATTAcgaaagcttttcttttatatcatAGCTAAAAAGTATGAAAGCACTCTCTTGATGTTTTCTTGTGGTGAATGTTTGCAGGCAAACCTTTGTGAAAAGTTTAGAGCCATTTGTGAATTGGCTTGAAGAggcggaggaagaagagtgagTGATCTATGTTTCTAATAAACAAGCCATGAAGACGATAATAATTCAGGGTTTCTTCTATGTTTCACTTTTGCTTATGAGCTTTACTCTGCTTTGTATTTTGGCaataagtatttgatattgttgtgcttcttttttttttctttttggttttgatgacTGTCTCTGTTTCCCCAGAACGGTTTTGGATTCTTTTGCAAATGGATTTAGGCAAATGCAAATTCTGctttatttattgttaattcgatttttacttttactcaACACTTCAAGTTATCAGTTTAGCATCATGCATTGATGCAATGTGAGAAAAGTATCTTCTACTATGGACCCATTTGGTTTCCTTTGGACCAAGACACTCCTATATGGCATTTTATCCAGGTATAAGGGGGgaggttttcactttttctgCTCAAGAGCCAACACATCGAAATTAGACTTATCAACAGATCTATCTTGGACCTGAAACAATTGCTGAACTTCTTCCCCAACCTTGTTTATAAGTTCAGAAGCTAGCTCcactttttcttcaaatacAAATCCATTCAAAGATTTCCAAACAATCAGTGAAAAATTCTACTAATCTCAATAGGAATGGAAGGGTTCTTGGCTACGTGAATATAAGGAGAAAGAACTAAAGCCATTTTTGGGACTGGAATCAAGGACAAAGCCCAAACTTGTCTAGCCAAGGTACACGGATCCGCataaatgtttataaacaattttgtaGCTTAGAAGTTAGAAGCTATATAGTGttgcaaaaccaaatcagcaaaaaaagaaacttttcaGAAGATTCATCGTAATATTTGGATAAAAGACTCCATTTTTGGTCAACTGATGGATTTTATATTAACATCAAAAGCCATTAGAAAAGAGACTGAAGAAAAACTACAGAGCCAAGAAAAGCTACAGcaacaaaccaagaaaatacATACAACTAAGACAAGGTTAACTACTAGACAGagttgagagaaagaaaccataaacaaaatcCGAAACAGATAGCCAAAAATCTAACCCAAGAGCTGTTCCAGATGCTATTCCACCTGCAACTAGAGAATGCAGAATCCCAAAAATTGTTGACAGAAGTCTATAGATTGATACTATCTAAATTGGAAAAAGACttaaaagtcaataaaattaatggCTTAGTAATTAGTCAATGCACATGCACTGCAATAATTGAAGGATCCTTGTTAGATGCCATATTTAtcctgaaaaaaacaaagaaaatttatacGTGAATAATAACATGATAGAAAGGAAAGAACTGAAGAGCTCAAAGCACAAAATgtagaaagagagatagagactACCTGTGAGGAATTGGGGCAATCACGAGCAATATGTCCTTTTCCTTTACATTCGTAGCATAAACGGCGAGTCTCTCTGCCCTTTGAAGTGCTTTTGCTCGATGAATTCAGTGAGATAAACCCTTCTTCCCTACTGATTTCTTGAAAGCATACACTGGAAGAATCAGGGCACTGATGCTCAAAAtgcccttcttcttcttccctagTGTTTTCTTGAAAGCGTACGCTCGAAGAATCAGGGCCTTGACACTCATCTTCACTACTGTCTTCTGGAAAGCATACACTGAAAGAATTATGGCACTGATGCTCAAAATGCCCTTCTCTCCCACAGATAAAGCATGATGGACTAACCGAATCATCGTAGTGTCTACCACATGcctaaagagaaaatatattataaattctGCATCTTTTTTCAGAGACTCGAACTCAATCAACAGTGTAGAGtaattccaaatcaaaatctttaacAACTTACCAGTCCAGTATGACCTAGTTGACCACATCTGTAGCAAGATACAGTCCATGACTGTGTATGACCAGGTTCAATACAACATAAATGCCCTAAGCTATTACAGACATAGCATTTGATATTCTGGTCAAAGTAAATTTGTTCATGATCAATGATAAAACAACACCACAAGCAAAGTACTGAATTTCAGGAGGAGACAAGAGAGAGTTACCTTCAAATCTTCATGAGAGTACTCATACTTGCACAAGGTCATGTCATGTCCAAATCCTCCACATCTTAAACATACTtctgcttcatcatcattatgTCTCGGCATGATTAAGGGATcacaaaccctagaaatcgGATTGGGTAGCTTAATCATGTCAAGGTTTCGAATGATTTGGTTCTGAAGTTTCGAATACGGTGCTAAGATGAGTGTTAGGGTtgtgataatttatttttatgtttttaattgcaatttttattaattaatgtgCATATATTTCATTAGATTTGAAAATACTGATTGCggatatttaaatttatgaattaCTGTTTGTtcataattatcatttttttggtgtaggaaaatattacattatattaactgttttcttaatttttgtgaaACTCCAAAAGATTAATCTTTTAAGAACATAAGTAGTATAGTGCATGGGAACTTTGTCtgattgtgtttctttttttattttaaagttgtATGAAGAATGGAATATTTCTGTGaagttcatatatatttggtttcgATTTGAGGACTaaattttttggtaataataTCTTTTTACTTCATTGATATACGATAATATCTAATCttgtaacaaaaaacttaagaaaccTCGATTATAAATCAAACCAATGCAAATAAGAAACATCATTTACAAGTTTGAATTACTGATATGATGATCTTACGTTTCGTTGAGAAGATTTGTTCAGAATTcactaaattataaattgtattgtagaagaaaatattttatgatttataacAACATTATCAATATGGTGGTTTATAACGTATAACATACTACACTTATGAAAGCAGGACGAGACGAGATGAGATGAGAACGGGACTTcccaaaaaaacactaaactcTAAATATCTTCAAATATAATGAACTTCCGGTGATAACTCAACAAAAACCGGTGACAACTCGACGAAAACTAGAAAaagatttatcaaaaatttgaCGAAACTTATGATAGTTATATTTCAATTTCTAACTGCAATACACTATTCACTTGCTTTATTCGACGGTTTGAGATATGGTGGTTgtaatttatgtttgatttgtaGCGTGCATACCGATATACAAATGTTAATAATGTTCTATacatgtttacatatatacaaaatatacatgtttacacatatatatatatatatatatatatatatgttaataacgttctatatatgtgtttacatgcatacaaatattaataacGATATATGTGTTTACatgtatacaaatattaataacaTTATCTATATGTGTATTTAGATCCAATAATTTAAcactataattatttttagtgcTTCATATATGTGTTTACATGTGTACAAATGTTAAAATCGTATAATATATGCCGgaagtgttttaaaatttctcaaatttgagaaaacaataattaatgtTAAGTCTCGCCGTTACTAGTCAACTCGTTCTTTCTCACTGCATGTACGCCATTCATCTGTCGAACATTAAATGCCCGTCAACACGTTTCTTCTCTCACCAAAGAAATCACATGAACATATTTCACGGGCAAGATAGAAgcaaaatcttgttttataCACGTTTCTTTTTTCACCAAAGAAGTCACATGAACATATTTCACGCGTAAGACAGAAGCAAAAGCTTGTTTTATAGTAACTATTTTGAAACCCAAGTCTGTATGTAacgtttatttttctttctttttcgacAAATCTCCTATTGTCTTTTACCTGAATACATAtcctaattttgtttctaagcAAAACGTTccaaaaaataactaaaactcTTCGAATCTAATAAAAGCTAAGTAacccaacaaaaccaaaagaacaattaaataaacaattagGCTAAAGAATACCGCTAAAGAATACCATTGCTTCATTGCACGctcaaatttttaatgtaaacTAACGATTTTTCTATGAAATGATGacttcaattatatttttagaattttcaaaaacaaatgtatgtGATCGTGAAAAcgattataatatatgtaaagttGCAAATATGGGTtatattgcgtattattttatacTTCATAGGataattttgcattttttgaATGTGGAGagtaaaattgcaaaaatagGCAACTTtaaaggtttttatttttttgcacaaaatcatattttcaaatttattaatttctgGTGACAACTCAACAAAAACTAATCACAACTCgacaaaattagtaaaaatcCATCGAAAATTTGACGAACCTTATGATAATGATATTTCAATTTCTCACTGCAATGCATTGTTCACTAGCTCTATTCGACGGTTTGAGATATAGTGGTTgtaatttatgtttgatttgtaGCATgcatacaaatatacaaatgTTGATAACGTTCTATATACATGTTTACATAATAAAGTGCTATATACATGTTtacattacatatatacaaatgcTAATAACGCTcaatatatttacatatattatatatatccaaatgTAATAACTTTCTACATATCTgtttatatacatacaaatGTTAATAACCCTCTATGTGTAGTTACATGTATACAAATCTTAATAATGTTATctatatgtgtatatacatatatatatatatagtttaatgCTTTTTATATGTGTTTATATGTGTACAAATGTTAAAATCGTGTAGTATATGTCGGAAGTGTGTtaaaaatttctcaaatttgagaaaacaataattaatgtTAAGTTTCACCGTTACTAAGTCAACTCAATCTTTCTTGCTGTATGAGCATCATTCATTTGTCGAGCATTAAATGCCCGTCAACACGTTTCTTCTCTCACCCATGAAATCACGTGAACATATTTCACGCGCAAGACAGaagaaaaacttgttttaTAGTAACTATTTCGAAACCCCAATCTGTATGTAAcgtctgtttttcttttttcttcgaCAAATCTCCTATTGTCTTTTACCTGAATACATATTGTAATTTTGTCTCGAAGCAAAACGTTCTAAAAAATAACTGAAACTTTTCAAATCTAATAAAAGCTAAGTAACCCAACAAACCAAGTGAACaatcaaataatcaattaGGCTAAAGAGTACTATTGCTTTATTGCACCCTCAAAAATTATTAGGATGATGAGAATGTAATATATCCTATATATGCTAAATCACCAAGTGCATGTTTAAGTTTATTAAACATAATCTACTAATATAAACTTCtattaagaataaaatatttagttgaTCAAATAATAAGTATCTCCATACAAATTCCAgctgtaaaaaataaaattaggaaaacgaaatactaaaataataaagtttggagatatatagaagaaaaagaaaacagagcgCCATTATCGGTGAAAGCTGTGGTTGTTCCTTGAAATCCGATTCTGATTCCTTCCTTTTGGATCCGATTCTATCTCCACCTTCAAGCACAATATTCGACTCGgtactctctctttcttcttcttattgcAAAAAGATTCTCTTTTTATCTGTTTTGTGGATATAGAGATTCTGGATAAAAACAatcatcttttttctctcaaaaatCTCTGCTTAAGAACTGGGATTCTTCAAAAGCTCTTCTCTTGTCTGATTTCTTCTGAATTTCCCCTCTAAGTCTCTCCAATTCTTCTCCATTAGCTATAAAGTCGATTCCTTTATCACCGTTCTGAAGAATTTGGTCGAAAGTTTTGGCCTTTAGTACCCAATTTTCAATCCTGGCGATAACTGAATTGAAAAGGGTTCCAAAAGTTacatcacctgaaaacaacagtGCTTTTGATTGTGTTGGTGGTTTGGAGTGCTTGATAAGTTTAATCAGGGCCCTTGATATGGGGTCCTGCTTATCATCATCTGGAGGTGGAGGAAGCAGGAGATCTCTCCATGGCTCTCCTCATGTTCCTGGTCCTGGGAGGAGGAAGAGGCCTCCCAAGAGGAGACCTGGGTCTTGTAGTTCTTCGTTTGATAACACCGAGGAGCCACTTCTTCATAGGATCCCTGGAAGGATGTTTTTGAATGGCTCTACAGACACcgtgtctctcttctctcaacaGGGCAAGAAAGGACCTAATCAGGACGCTATGATTGTTTGGGAGGTTAGTTTGGAAATTATACCACATTTGTTGCTTAGGCTACCTATAGTTTAGAGATGGATTACACCAAGTATAGATCTTTAGTAATCTTGGttgttatatgtttttcaaCGTTTCAGAATTTTGGGTCTATGGAGGACACTGTGTTTTGTGGTGTTTTTGATGGTCATGGTCCGTATGGTCACATTGTTGCAAAGAGAGTGAGGGATTTGCTTCCACTCAAGTTAGGTTCTCATTTGGAGTCCTATGTGTCCCCTGAGGAGGTTCTTAAAGAGATTAGCCTTAACACTGATGATAGAAAGATCTCAGAAGACCTTGTACATATATCTGCCAATGGAGAATCACGAGTCTACAATAAGGATTATGTGAAGGATCAAGATATGATTCAAATGCTAATAGGCTCAATTGTTAAAGCCTACAGATTCATGGATAAGGAATTGAAGATGCAAGTTGATGTTGATTGTTTTTGCAGTGGAACAACTGCAGTTACCATGGTTAAGCAGGTACTTGAACCAAAATGTTCTGATGTTGTTTCTCACTTTGTTGCAATAAATcatatgtgtttgttttgattgtttgtttgttttcggGTTTTCGGTAGGGTCAACATCTTGTTATCGGGAATATCGGGGATTCAAGAGCAGTATTGGGTGTGAGGAACAAAGACAATAAACTTGTTCCTTTTCAATTAACTGAAGATCTCAAACCAGATGTTCCAGGTAATCTACTTGGCCTCTACAAGCCTTTTTTGGTTATACCATCTGATTTATCAATTAAAGattgagttttgttgtttccaGCTGAAGCAGAAAGGATAAAGAGATGCAGAGGACGTATATTTGCTCTTCGAGATGAACCGGGAGTTGCCCGTCTGTGGCTTCCTAACCACAACTCACCTGGTCTAGCCATGGCACGTGCTTTTGGAGATTTTTGCCTCAAAGACTTCGGTCTAATTTCTGTACCTGACGTCTCCTACCGACGCCTCACTGAGAAGGATGAATTTGTTGT includes:
- a CDS encoding nucleic acid binding / zinc ion binding protein (nucleic acid binding;zinc ion binding; FUNCTIONS IN: zinc ion binding, nucleic acid binding; INVOLVED IN: biological_process unknown; LOCATED IN: cellular_component unknown; CONTAINS InterPro DOMAIN/s: Zinc finger, CCHC-type (InterPro:IPR001878); BEST Arabidopsis thaliana protein match is: unknown protein (TAIR:AT1G43680.1); Has 295 Blast hits to 291 proteins in 12 species: Archae - 0; Bacteria - 0; Metazoa - 0; Fungi - 0; Plants - 295; Viruses - 0; Other Eukaryotes - 0 (source: NCBI BLink).) encodes the protein MSDELWNAIQHMDLGREEPELYIPYHAYVGALASNRLSLLGRILNPQTQSVERAILELPYQWGLGTQVHGRILDDRCFQVRFRSEIDLLNGLRRAPWVFNEWFIALQRWEDFPTEDFLTFIDVWVHIRGIPLPYVSERTVEIIASTLGEVVAMDFNEETTSQITFIRVKVRMDFTEPLRFFRRVRFASRERAMIGFEYEKLQRVCTNCCRVNHQVSHCPYVVHQEEMDNEPDVLVSPERYDDEDSLNQEDHGRHSQSSVISSFSSLTPISLNAPPVVNWNDNMIGNIPHRFPSTSVSSSHTVSDGYLAASEWRPKDQVSYEVGESSKRKKGKQVLEVPERSIRQRRMGSGIRFYPVNGENP
- a CDS encoding ARM repeat superfamily protein (ARM repeat superfamily protein; FUNCTIONS IN: binding, translation initiation factor activity; INVOLVED IN: regulation of translational initiation; LOCATED IN: membrane; EXPRESSED IN: 24 plant structures; EXPRESSED DURING: 13 growth stages; CONTAINS InterPro DOMAIN/s: eIF4-gamma/eIF5/eIF2-epsilon (InterPro:IPR003307), Armadillo-type fold (InterPro:IPR016024); BEST Arabidopsis thaliana protein match is: ARM repeat superfamily protein (TAIR:AT1G65220.1); Has 30201 Blast hits to 17322 proteins in 780 species: Archae - 12; Bacteria - 1396; Metazoa - 17338; Fungi - 3422; Plants - 5037; Viruses - 0; Other Eukaryotes - 2996 (source: NCBI BLink).), producing MSSKEKPTLGGTRIKTRKRNIAAPLDPAAFSDAVVQIYHDNAGDLELVAKSIESSDLNFTRYGDIFFEVIFIGGRTQPGTVKSDEGERHTYSVIDCEPKREAILPSVVYIQKILRRKPFLIKNLENVTRRFLQSLELFEENERKKLAIFTALAFSQKLSGLPPETVFQPLLKDNLVAKGIVLSFVTDFFKEYLVENSLEDLISILRRGKMEDNLMDFLPPVRRSAESFAEHFTNEGLTDLVEYHSKKMFEVKLREIKTVLTSKVTEESNVDEVIESVKQQIKDAKLPDIEVVRVVWDGLMDAVQWSGKNQQQNANSVLRQVKTWAPLLNTFCTSGKLELELMYKVQMQCYEDAKLMKVFPEVVRSLYELDVLAEDTILHWFRKGTNSKGRQTFVKSLEPFVNWLEEAEEEE
- a CDS encoding ARM repeat superfamily protein, which encodes MYQFAKIFCLRLFCSSKEKPTLGGTRIKTRKRNIAAPLDPAAFSDAVVQIYHDNAGDLELVAKSIESSDLNFTRYGDIFFEVIFIGGRTQPGTVKSDEGERHTYSVIDCEPKREAILPSVVYIQKILRRKPFLIKNLENVTRRFLQSLELFEENERKKLAIFTALAFSQKLSGLPPETVFQPLLKDNLVAKGIVLSFVTDFFKEYLVENSLEDLISILRRGKMEDNLMDFLPPVRRSAESFAEHFTNEGLTDLVEYHSKKMFEVKLREIKTVLTSKVTEESNVDEVIESVKQQIKDAKLPDIEVVRVVWDGLMDAVQWSGKNQQQNANSVLRQVKTWAPLLNTFCTSGKLELELMYKVQMQCYEDAKLMKVFPEVVRSLYELDVLAEDTILHWFRKGTNSKGRQTFVKSLEPFVNWLEEAEEEE
- a CDS encoding zinc knuckle (CCHC-type) family protein (zinc knuckle (CCHC-type) family protein; FUNCTIONS IN: zinc ion binding, nucleic acid binding; INVOLVED IN: biological_process unknown; LOCATED IN: cellular_component unknown; CONTAINS InterPro DOMAIN/s: Zinc finger, CCHC-type (InterPro:IPR001878), Zinc finger, CCHC retroviral-type (InterPro:IPR013084); BEST Arabidopsis thaliana protein match is: zinc knuckle (CCHC-type) family protein (TAIR:AT3G43590.1); Has 1807 Blast hits to 1807 proteins in 277 species: Archae - 0; Bacteria - 0; Metazoa - 736; Fungi - 347; Plants - 385; Viruses - 0; Other Eukaryotes - 339 (source: NCBI BLink).) produces the protein MIKLPNPISRVCDPLIMPRHNDDEAEVCLRCGGFGHDMTLCKYEYSHEDLKNIKCYVCNSLGHLCCIEPGHTQSWTVSCYRCGQLGHTGLACGRHYDDSVSPSCFICGREGHFEHQCHNSFSVCFPEDSSEDECQGPDSSSVRFQENTREEEEGHFEHQCPDSSSVCFQEISREEGFISLNSSSKSTSKGRETRRLCYECKGKGHIARDCPNSSQVVSISLSTFCALSSSVLSFLSCYYSRINFLCFFQDKYGI